The sequence GATACGCAATGGTTCCATTGCCCACCAATCGATTTCGATACGGATTGATTGTCAAGCGACGAAAGATCGCTTCCAACTAGTGATGTATGAATTTCCCCCCAAGGAGTGTGGCAATGATGATGGAAACCGTGATCTCGCGATCAATCCGGGTGATGTTTGCAGGTGGTGTGGTGCTGGGGCTGGGATTGACGACTGCCGCGCAAGCGCAGGAAGTCAGCTCGACGCAACGGGTTGAAGTTACCGGCTCGAGTATCAAGCGCATTGCCGCCGAAAGCTCGCTGCCTGTGACAACGCTGACCAAAGACGACATCGCCAAAAGTGGTGTAACGACCGTTGAAGCACTGCTGCAATCAGTGACCTCGACCTCGACGGCGGGTGCGACGCAAAATTCCCAGTTGGCCGGCTTGTCGACCTACGGTGCATCGAGCGTGTCGCTGCGTGGACTCGGTGACGCGCGCACGCTGGTGCTGGTCAACGGCAAACGCCTTGCCGTGTTCGCTGGTACCGGCGGTGCCGTTGACGTCAACTCGATTCCGTTCGGCGCGATCGAACGCGTTGAGATCCTGCGCGATGGTGCTTCCGGCGTGTACGGCAGCGATGCGGTCGCCGGCGTCGTCAACTTCATCCTGCGCCAGGATTACAAGGGCCTCGAAATGAGCGCCGGTTACAACGCCCCGACCCGCGGCGGCGGCACGACCCAGAAAGCCAGCATCCTGTTCGGGGCCGGCAACCTGGCCGAAGACCGCTTCAATGTCATGCTGTCCGGCGAGTTCGAAAAAGCCGAAGCCTTGTTTGGTCGTCAGCGCGACTTCGCCAACACCGGCAATATCGCCCCGTTCATCCAGTCGGCAGCCACCGAAACCGGTCGCATCGAAGGTATCTGGGTACCGGGTCAAACACTTGCACAGAACGCGCGCACCACAACAACTAATCCATACGGATATAGCTCCCGAGGCTATGGCAATCCAAAAGCACCAGCCAATTGCGCTGACATCTCGATGTTTTCATCCGGCAAAGGCGGTGTCGGCGGCGCGTATGACAATTGCAAATATGACTCGGCACCATTCGTTGGCCTGTTTCCGGAAGTCGAGCGCGTCAATCTTGTCGGTGCGGTGAAATTCCAGCTGACGCCAGATCATCAGATCTATGCCGATACGCTGTATGCGCGCAACAAGGTCGTCGAGACGTATCAGCCATCACCAGCCCGTATCGGATTTTTCCAGACCGATAATGCCTTCGCGGGCAGCGGCGTCGATGCGGCGCTATTGATCCGCCCTAGCAATCCGAACTACGGCACCTACATCACGCCCTACCTGCTGTCACACGGCCTGTCGGCAATGAATGGCCAGACCCTGGCAATTACCTTGCGTTCGTTCCTCGCCGGCTTCCGTCAAGAAACCGATGTTAATACCCAGTCACGCGTCAACGTCGGCATGAAAGGCGTGATCTTCAAGAGCTGGGACTACAACGTTTCGCTGATCGCCAACGAAGCCAAGACCGATGGCCGGTTAACTGACGGCTATTACTCGCAACTGGCGCTGGCGCGTGTCCTCAACGACCCGGCCAACAACTGGAATCCGTTTGCCGTCGGCGGCATCCAGGACG comes from Actimicrobium sp. CCC2.4 and encodes:
- a CDS encoding TonB-dependent receptor; the protein is MMMETVISRSIRVMFAGGVVLGLGLTTAAQAQEVSSTQRVEVTGSSIKRIAAESSLPVTTLTKDDIAKSGVTTVEALLQSVTSTSTAGATQNSQLAGLSTYGASSVSLRGLGDARTLVLVNGKRLAVFAGTGGAVDVNSIPFGAIERVEILRDGASGVYGSDAVAGVVNFILRQDYKGLEMSAGYNAPTRGGGTTQKASILFGAGNLAEDRFNVMLSGEFEKAEALFGRQRDFANTGNIAPFIQSAATETGRIEGIWVPGQTLAQNARTTTTNPYGYSSRGYGNPKAPANCADISMFSSGKGGVGGAYDNCKYDSAPFVGLFPEVERVNLVGAVKFQLTPDHQIYADTLYARNKVVETYQPSPARIGFFQTDNAFAGSGVDAALLIRPSNPNYGTYITPYLLSHGLSAMNGQTLAITLRSFLAGFRQETDVNTQSRVNVGMKGVIFKSWDYNVSLIANEAKTDGRLTDGYYSQLALARVLNDPANNWNPFAVGGIQDAALTAKLQAAKYTGSTITAKSKSTGFDSSVTGTLTDLPAGPLQLATGFSVRKDSYAVNVPDILGSGDIAGLGGATLPVDASRTVRALFAELNIPILKTLEGNVTARTDSYSDVGSTTNGKASLRFSPTQTMLFRASVGSGFRAPSLVELHRPQSTGATEAFIDPKFVADGPVQAVAIIGGNPNLKPEKSKQGSVGMVLQPISSVSIGIDYFNIKIDNLIAAPSALSLVNAARAGKPLYGPDDVVFAPDGTVDTVKQIGRNANGATVSGFDVDLRFKQAVATGKVSVALNGTYTSKYDYKTLNGTQGSVGTIVQPDGSPLDIAQSGVVFRWKHNLAFNYQSGPWSTTLVQNYQSGYRDANDLNDNQHHVGSLTLYDAQVAYTGIKNLTLSAGMRNLFDKNPPISIGNGTQFQAGYDPTYYDARARTAYLTANYKFF